The following are from one region of the Magallana gigas chromosome 6, xbMagGiga1.1, whole genome shotgun sequence genome:
- the LOC105340353 gene encoding regulation of nuclear pre-mRNA domain-containing protein 2: protein MASPSHKMSEENLEKKMLNVTNTQDSIQSLSLWLIHHKSHHKRVAEVWLKTVKKASPKHKLVLFNLCNDVCQNGKRKKAGVYIESFKNVLAEALAHSRDKSIQPNIIRILKIWGERNIFPKAYLAEMNDILTKESPAPTPVANAAISPATSVGSTPVTPSQTYKPTAKIKDEEKILAEFKPQIMIEKINSYKRLEGEVELKFKQISSLKLDASSVEAVSQLKDRAHGKQFSQQFEDSCSKLENYVSSAEQQIMEQKVMIEMLEQSQVFYDEQYREARIVANAYKNFGTRINNLRKKLEELMKSLPSPVPSPSYDAPSPGNTPPLEEIDNTEAVDMELDDDDNAAPDNILATQQPSSSVNSNPTHGEVYDPEAAMNSKSKYIAGPNALESRIATMIPSLPTGSVQHNPVAPSSNIQHNVDPRAQLPLPAENPPVYIPPKPTIIKVLQQEGGTPTKDEGSCTPVMDEKEDSPPRSHQNPIDFLTQILSKTPQTSTPGSSFLQNLSLLTNTVKSQFQHNREGVKQPQPIQPPPIEAPNSWAEWKAQMNPEQVPQPVAPPIRLPQPPPLQPPMFSQMNSRPSAPQPISAQTATMVSPPVISPSSAVRPPPLQAPPPSFMRPQNSSPEAWNPRPPIPPQPFTAQPNFSAPPVGGFPGGQGDGISPNWTSHSAPKSDQPSPGWNLPSGAQDRSQSVWNQPTSGPSPVNNWNPLIKKTDQHWTDQNEGSWNQTWDQSEESSASDAPATNVSSLPPPPKSILRNRKSSLKEVPITPSESLEDSSLPKPPGEPPSPTEGKFKSAMKDKAKSAPDDHREFLEKLKRKTTGSAGNNLVSPPVMEENNDKAKSNLFNIPSNAENNNSVTEGEDQREEDEEGSILKIETVRVERRYQSKHDDIRMPDKPTVNKDYRYEDNYERLERHDNGGYRDDYGPTVRGGGGQSGPRYRAPGPYRGGRDPPYREPPHWDRPGPPPPRHYHDQYNEYRRPYYY, encoded by the exons ATGGCGTCTCCGTCTCATAAAATGAGCGAGGAAAATTTAGAGAAAAAGATGCTTAACGTCACTAATACCCAGGACAGCATCCAGAGTTTATCTCTTTGGTTAATTCATCACAAATCTCACCACAAACGGGTGGCAGAAGTGTGGCTAAAGACAGTCAAGAAAG catcCCCAAAGCATAAACTTGTATTGTTTAACCTGTGCAATGATGTGTGTCAAAATGGGAAAAGGAAAAAAGCCGGTGTTTACATTGAGAGCTTTAAGAATGTGTTGGCAGAAGCACTAGCTCATTCTCG AGACAAATCCATTCAACCAAACATTATTAGGATCCTGAAAATCTGGGGAGAAAGAAATATCTTTCCAAAAGCCTACCTGGCTGAAATGAATGATATTCTTACAAAAG AATCCCCGGCACCAACCCCTGTTGCTAATGCTGCCATCAGCCCTGCCACTTCAGTGGGATCCACCCCTGTGACTCCTTCACAGACCTACAAACCAACAGCTAAAATTAAAGATGAAGAAAAGATACTTGCTGAATTCAAA CCTCAGAtaatgattgaaaaaataaacagctaTAAAAGACTTGAAGGAGAAGTGGAACTCAAATTTAAGCAGATTTCAAGTCTTAAACTGGATGCTTCAAGTGTGGAAGCAGTTTCTCAACTAAAGG ACAGAGCCCATGGGAAGCAATTCAGCCAACAATTTGAGGATTCATGTTCAAAACTAGAGAACTATGTATCAAGTGCTGAACAGCAGATCATGGAACAGAAGGTGATGATTGAGATGCTGGAACAGAGCCAAGTGTTCTACGACGAGCAGTATAGAGAGGCCAGGATCGTGGCTAAT GCCTATAAGAACTTTGGAACCAGAATCAATAACTTACGTAAGAAGTTGGAGGAACTGATGAAGTCTTTGCCCAGCCCTGTCCCCTCCCCGTCCTACGACGCCCCCTCCCCTGGTAATACCCCACCCCTGGAGGAGATTGACAACACCGAGGCTGTGGACATGGAGCTTGATGATGATGACAACGCTGCCCCGGACAACATTCTTG cCACACAGCAGCCTAGCAGCAGTGTTAACTCAAATCCAACCCATGGTGAGGTGTATGATCCAGAGGCAGCAATGAACTCTAAGTCGAAATATAttg cagGACCAAATGCCTTAGAGTCACGCATTGCAACAATGATTCCTTCCCTCCCAACTGGCAGTGTGCAGCACAACCCAGTTGCCCCCTCTAGCAACATACAGCACAACGTAGATCCAAGAGCTCAGCTGCCCCTCCCTGCTGAAAACCCCCCAGTGTACATCCCGCCCAAACCAACCATCATTAAGGTGCTACAACAAGAGGGAGGTACCCCAACAAAGGATGAGGGAAGCTGTACTCCAGTCATGGATGAAAAAGAGGACTCACCCCCAAGATCTCACCAGAATCCAATCGACTTTCTGACTCAGATTCTATCTAAAACTCCGCAAACCTCCACCCCAGGTTCTAGTTTTCTCCAGAATTTATCTTTGCTTACAAACACAGTGAAATCCCAGTTTCAGCATAACAGAGAGGGTGTGAAGCAACCCCAGCCTATACAGCCTCCTCCTATAGAGGCACCCAACTCCTGGGCAGAATGGAAAGCTCAGATGAACCCTGAGCAGGTCCCTCAACCTGTTGCCCCTCCTATAAGGCTCCCACAACCTCCTCCTCTGCAGCCCCCAATGTTTTCACAAATGAATTCTAGGCCATCAGCACCACAGCCAATATCTGCACAAACTGCCACAATGGTTTCCCCTCCAGTTATCTCCCCATCAAGTGCAGTCAGACCACCCCCTCTTCAAGCTCCTCCACCTAGTTTTATGCGGCCACAGAATTCTAGCCCAGAGGCATGGAACCCTCGTCCACCTATCCCTCCCCAGCCTTTCACTGCACAACCAAATTTTTCTGCTCCTCCAGTTGGAGGTTTTCCAGGGGGTCAGGGTGATGGGATATCTCCAAACTGGACTTCACATAGTGCTCCAAAATCGGATCAACCTTCGCCTGGATGGAACCTGCCGTCAGGTGCTCAAGACCGCTCACAGTCTGTCTGGAACCAACCCACATCTGGGCCTTCACCAGTCAACAACTGGAATCCTCTCATCAAGAAAACTGATCAGCATTGGACAGACCAGAATGAGGGGTCTTGGAATCAGACATGGGACCAGAGTGAGGAGTCATCTGCATCTGATGCGCCAGCAACAAACGTGTCATCACTCCCTCCACCACCGAAGAGTATTCTAAGAAACCGAAAATCTAGTCTCAAGGAGGTGCCAATAACACCAAGTGAATCCTTAGAGGATTCTTCTCTCCCCAAACCCCCTGGTGAACCTCCCTCACCCACAGAGGGTAAATTCAAGTCGGCCATGAAAGATAAAGCAAAGAGTGCTCCTGATGATCATAGAGAGTTTCTTGAgaagttaaaaagaaaaacaacaggATCTGCTGGCAATAATTTAGTTTCTCCACCGGTCATGGAGGAAAATAACGATAAAGCAAAGTCAAATCTGTTCAATATTCCAAGTAATGCAGAAAATAATAATTCTGTCACAGAAGGGGAAGACCAGAGGGAGGAAGATGAGGAAGGGAGCATTCTAAAAATAGAAACTGTTAGAGTAGAACGCCGCTATCAGAGTAAACATGATGACATCCGCATGCCAGATAAACCAACAGTGAATAAAGACTATAGGTATGAGGACAACTATGAGAGACTTGAAAGACATGATAATGGGGGATATAGGGATGATTACGGACCCACAGTTCGAGGGGGTGGGGGGCAATCAGGACCTAGGTATAGAGCACCTGGTCCATACAGAGGGGGGCGTGACCCACCCTATAGAGAACCTCCCCACTGGGACAGGCCCGGGCCCCCTCCCCCTAGACATTATCATGATCAGTACAATGAATATAGACGGCCATACTATTACTGA